One Euphorbia lathyris chromosome 1, ddEupLath1.1, whole genome shotgun sequence DNA segment encodes these proteins:
- the LOC136203417 gene encoding SUPPRESSOR OF ABI3-5 isoform X3, with protein MDPGRYGLQQGWDNNSALEGYGGVHEPNYRAGGTYDERRFDDRYARDNIYPRNAFHREILERENYPPPAAVGLWPQSRRRSYEEDYPLDRESRRHEKPYMDTYGEIDTFCDHEIDSYQEVDKFRDGYRSMDNYRDHGFDRSSRFGGRDRDDYVYDDYDYRNRASTQSRENSRERDYEYGRHSYDSDYERGSKRDGNWRRRESRDRDRDKRSLGRERDQSPHRRHERSHSHGHDNRSRSRSPRGRSHGRSQREDSFDDERHERSERWRDRDEKRQRGNYTVAPSATVVVKGLSQKTTEEDLYQILAEWGPLRHVRVIKERNSGISRGFAFIDFPSVDAACAMMDRIGDDGLVVDSRKLFFEYSSKPTGGAGGPFGQESSIRSGHINHRSITVSSDWMCTICGCVNFARRTSCFQCNEPRTEDAPPADVAMSNSSSLGKKGFEAGPTHVLVVRGLDENADEDMIRYEFSKHAAIKDLRLVRDKFTHVSRGFAFVHFHSVEDATKALEATNGTTLEKNGQILRVAYAKSILGPGSGASGSSQSSSLAAAAIEAAAFAQQYDAVGWAPKEYNPDDKATGGQEQASGEAGVKKDGSAPQSGFVWDESSGYYYDAASGFYYDGNSGLYYDGNSGIWYTYDSQTQQYIPYTDQNDNKTSDKQSEHSKPSDSSNNRKVIISAPAATVTSTEKAASLHDAVQAAATAALAAEKKEKEKAKEIKLASKSSILASKKKMNNVLTMWKQRSHEGQATRVAVDDNQSSVSADDRPYSVGQSTKSKFKPDATIVKVGAVSTLGLSSTAAVAQAVGLDSPVKPKPVSNSSGGTLMGVIRGSVRGVMKSDNSCSGSSGGVSTSGAVADSSTNADASAVATPFRTDASALGSYAPAATSSGKRRFSEMPMSSASTHKDLSQTTYRDRAAERRSLYGSSSSAGDDLADIGFGDSSCSVLYHS; from the exons ATGGATCCTGGTCGCTATGGTCTTCAGCAAGGATGGGATAATAACAGC GCTCTGGAGGGGTATGGTGGAGTCCATGAGCCAAACTATCG GGCTGGTGGCACATATGATGAGAGGAGGTTTGATGACCGATATGCAAGGGATAATATCTACCCAAGAAATGCTTTTCACCGGGAAATTTTAGAAAGAGAGAACTATCCACCTCCTGCTGCCGTTGGTCTTTGGCCTCAATCAAGGAGGCGAAGCTATGAAGAAGATTATCCCCTTGACAGGGAGTCGAGGAGACATGAGAAACCATACATGGATACCTATGGCGAGATCGATACTTTTTGTGATCATGAAATCGATTCATATCAGGAAGTTGATAAGTTTCGTGATGGCTATCGCAGTATGGATAACTATCGCGATCATGGATTTGATAGGTCTTCCAGGTTTGGGGGACGTGATCGTGATGATTATGTATATGATGATTATGATTACAGGAATCGTGCTTCTACTCAGAGCAGGGAGAATAGCCGTGAGAGGGATTATGAATATGGTCGACATAGTTATGATTCTGACTATGAAAGAGGCAGTAAAAGAGATGGAAATTGGAGGAGGCGGGAGTCCCGTGATCGAGATCGTGATAAAAGAAGTTTGGGTAGGGAAAGAGATCAGAGTCCTCATAGAAGGCATGAAAGATCCCACTCACATGGACACGATAATCGTTCTAGATCAAGGTCCCCTAGAGGTCGAAGTCATGGACGGAGTCAACGAGAAGACAGCTTTGATGATGAACGTCATGAGAGGAGTGAGAGGTGGAGAGATCGTGATGAGAAGCGTCAACGAGGAAATTATACAGTG GCCCCATCTGCAACTGTTGTTGTGAAAGGTCTCTCACAGAAGACAACTGAGGAGGATCTGTATCAAATACTT GCTGAATGGGGACCTCTTCGTCATGTCCGAGTTATCAAAGAGCGGAATTCTGGCATTTCTCGTGGATTTGCTTTTATCGATTTTCCTTCTGTG GATGCAGCTTGTGCTATGATGGATAGAATTGGAGATGACGGTCTTGTTGTGGATAGCAGAAAACTTTTTTTTGAGTATAG TAGTAAGCCAACTGGGGGAGCAGGTGGACCTTTTGGTCAAGAAAGTTCTATTAGATCGGGCCATATCAACCACAGAAGCATTACAGTATCATCTGATTGGATGTGCACCATCTGTGGTTGTGTCAACTTTGCACGGCGGACATCATGCTTTCAG TGTAATGAGCCAAGAACTGAAGATGCGCCACCAGCGGATGTAGCTATGTCAAATTCAAGTTCTTTAGGGAAGAAGGGATTTGAGGCAG GTCCAACTCATGTTTTGGTTGTTCGTGGATTGGACGAGAATGCTGATGAGGATATGATTCGTTATGAGTTCTCGAAACATGCTGCTATTAAG GATCTTCGTCTTGTTAGAGACAAGTTCACTCATGTTTCGAGGGGATTTGCTTTTGTACATTTTCACTCG GTTGAGGATGCCACTAAAGCACTTGAGGCAACCAATGGGACAACTCTTGAGAAGAACGGACAGATATTAAGAGTTGCATATGCAAAAAGTATTCTTGGCCCAGGATCTGGAGCATCTGGATCTTCGCAGTCAAGTAGTCTAGCAGCTGCTGCAATTGAGGCGGCAGCATTTGCCCAACAG TACGACGCTGTTGGGTGGGCACCGAAGGAGTACAACCCAGACGATAAAGCTACCGGTGGACAGGAGCAAGCTAGTGGGGAGGCTGGAGTTAAAAAAGATGGTTCGGCTCCGCAATCTGGCTTTGTATGGGATGAATCATCTGGTTATTACTATGATGCTGCTTCTGGATTCTACTATGATGGAAATTCAG GTCTTTATTATGATGGTAATAGTGGGATTTGGTATACCTATGACAGCCAAACTCAGCAGTATATTCCTTACACTGATCAGAATGACAATAAAACTTCTGATAAACAGTCTGAGCATTCGAAGCCATCAGATTCTTCTAATAATAGAAAAGTAATAATATCTGCTCCAGCTGCTACTGTCACATCAACAGAGAAGGCCGCCTCATTACATGATGCAGTCCAGGCTGCTGCTACAGCTGCATTAGCAgcagagaagaaagaaaaggagaaggCAAAAGAGATTAAGCTCGCTTCAAAAAGCAGTATTTTGGCGAGCAAGAAGAAAATGAACAATGTATTAACAATGTGGAAGCAGAGGAGTCATGAGGGGCAAGCAACTCGTGTTGCTGTTGATGACAATCAATCATCTGTTTCAGCTGACGATAGGCCATATAGTGTTGGACAATCCACAAAGAGCAAGTTCAAACCTGATGCAACAATAGTAAAGGTGGGTGCTGTTTCCACTTTAGGACTTAGTTCTACAGCTGCTGTTGCCCAGGCTGTTGGTTTGGATTCTCCAGTGAAGCCAAAACCTGTAAGTAATAGCTCAGGGGGGACACTGATGGGAGTTATAAGGGGCTCTGTCAGAGGGGTTATGAAATCGGATAATTCATGTTCAGGGTCATCTGGTGGAGTTTCTACCTCTGGTGCTGTTGCTGATTCATCAACAAATGCGGATGCATCTGCAGTTGCTACACCCTTCAGGACTGATGCATCGGCACTGGGTTCTTACGCACCTGCTGCTACTAGTAGTGGCAAGAGGAGGTTTTCTGAGATGCCAATGTCTTCTGCTTCTACTCATAAGGACTTATCTCAGACGACCTACAGGGATCGTGCAGCTGAGAGGAGGAGCTTGTATGGTTCATCATCTTCTGCTGGAGATGATCTAGCAGATATTGGGTTTGGGGATTCAA